A window of the Candidatus Izemoplasmatales bacterium genome harbors these coding sequences:
- the fba gene encoding class II fructose-1,6-bisphosphate aldolase, giving the protein MALVSVKEMLTKAFKEGYAVGQFNINNLEWTKAILTTAQELNSPVILGVSEGAAKYMTGYKTVVAMCAAMVDSLKITVPVAVHLDHGTYEGALKAIDAGFPSIMFDGSEFAIDENVRKTTELVALCNAKGLSIEAEVGAIGGEEDGVHGRGEHADPDECARIAALGVTILAAGIGNIHGIYPPNWKGLDFDTLAAIKKKVPATPLVLHGGTGIPNEMIRKAISLGVAKINVNTECQLVFAAATRKYVEEGKDLDTKAKGFDPRKLLAPGYEAIKAAVREKINLFGSANKA; this is encoded by the coding sequence GTTTCCGTCAAGGAAATGCTCACCAAAGCGTTCAAGGAAGGCTATGCCGTCGGCCAGTTCAACATCAACAACCTCGAATGGACCAAGGCGATCCTCACGACCGCGCAGGAACTGAACTCTCCGGTCATCCTCGGCGTCTCCGAAGGCGCCGCGAAGTACATGACCGGCTACAAGACCGTCGTCGCGATGTGCGCCGCGATGGTCGATTCGCTCAAGATCACCGTTCCCGTCGCCGTCCACCTCGACCACGGCACCTACGAAGGCGCCCTCAAGGCGATCGATGCGGGCTTCCCCTCGATCATGTTCGACGGGTCGGAGTTCGCGATCGACGAGAACGTCAGGAAGACCACCGAACTCGTCGCCCTGTGCAACGCCAAAGGCTTGTCGATCGAAGCCGAAGTCGGCGCCATCGGCGGCGAAGAGGATGGCGTCCACGGCCGCGGCGAACATGCCGATCCGGACGAATGTGCCCGCATCGCCGCGCTCGGCGTGACGATCCTCGCCGCCGGCATCGGCAACATCCACGGCATCTATCCGCCGAACTGGAAGGGTCTCGACTTCGATACCCTCGCCGCGATCAAGAAGAAAGTCCCCGCCACGCCGCTCGTGCTCCATGGCGGTACCGGCATCCCGAACGAGATGATCCGGAAGGCGATCTCCCTGGGTGTCGCCAAGATCAACGTCAACACCGAATGCCAGCTCGTCTTCGCCGCCGCGACCCGCAAGTACGTCGAAGAGGGCAAGGATCTCGACACGAAGGCGAAGGGATTCGATCCGCGCAAGCTGCTCGCCCCCGGCTACGAGGCGATCAAGGCCGCCGTCAGGGAGAAGATCAACCTGTTCGGTTCCGCCAACAAAGCCTGA